CAGCAGGCCGGGTTCATCCAAGCCTACCGCCGGATCGTCGAGGAGGCCGGCGTGGCGGTGCGCCTGCTGACGCTGCCCGACGGCGAGCGCCGGCTGACGAACGTGCAGCACGTGGCGGAGCTGATCCACCGCGCCGCGCACACGGACGGCCACGGCCCGCGCGCGCTGCTCGGCTGGCTGGCGCGCATGCGCACGGACACCGCCGCCCGGACCGCCGCGGTCGGAGACAGCGCGCAGCTGCGGCTCGAGCGCGACATGAAGGCCGTGCAGGTCGTGACCGTCCACCGCAGCAAGGGGCTGGAGTACGCAGTGGTGTACTGCCCGTTCCTCTGGTACCGCTCCATGCACCGCAACGAGACCGAGGTGCGCTTCACCGACCCCACTGACCAGCGGCTGAAGCTCGACATCGGCACGCCGCCCGACCAGGCGCACCGCGACGCGGCCGAGGTCGACGACTTCGCCGAGGACATGCGGCTGGCGTATGTGGCGCTGACCCGCGCCAAGCACCACTGCCGGATCGTCTGGGGCCCGATCGCCGGTGCCGAGCGCAGCGCCCTCGGCCGCCTCTGCCACCCAACGCCGGGGCGGGCGGAACGCGACGGCGTCGACCCCCAGCCGGGGCTGGCGTCGGGCGAGCGCGTCAATCCCCCGCCGGCGCCAGCGGCCGACGGCGATGCGTCGTTGCCCGCCCGTCGCCAACTCGAGGACGCGATCGCGCACGTCGGCCGACGCATCGCCGACCCCGCCGCGTTCGAAGCGGATCTCGACGCGCTCGTCGCGGCCACCGCGCATGGCGGCGGCGCCATCGCCGTCCGCGGCCTCGCGACGGGCGCCGCCCCCCCCTGGCGCGCCACACCGGAAACGGGCGATCTCCCAACCGCCCGCCGTTTCGAGGGCCCGATCCCGCGCGGTCGCCGCCGCACGAGCTACTCGGCCCTCGTCAGCGCGTATCGCGGCACGCCACCCGACCCGGACGCTACGCGGGACCACGATGGCGAGGCCGGCGGCAGCGACGACTTGACCGGCACCGGCAACGACGTGATCGGAACGGTCGAACCGAACCTGCCGGCGACGAACGACGGCCACCGGTTGTCGGCGACGGCGTCCGGCCCCGCAGCCGGTCCGGCCGCCAACGCAGGTGCGTCGTTGCCGGCCGTCGTCACCTTGGACGCCTTCCCTGCCGGCGCCGACCCCGGCACGTGCCTCCACGCCGTCTTCGAGCGGATCGACTTCACGAACCCTACGCTCTGGCCGGGTGTGGCCGCCGACGCTTGCCGCCGCGCCGGGATCGACGCCGCCGCCGCGGACGTCCTGTCGTCAGCACTGGCCGAGATCGTCGCCACCCGCCTGGCCGACGGCCCAAGTGGCTTCGCGCTGGCCGACGTGCCGCGCAGCGTCCGGCTGAACGAGATGCCGTTCGTCCTGCCCATCGCCCTCGGGCATGATGAGAGGGCACGGCGCCCGTTTTCACCGGCCGACCTCGCCGCCGCGCTGGCCGCACACGGAGCGGGCCGACGGAGCGGCCGACGCCACCGGGTTGCCGCCCGGCTACGCCGACGCCGTCGGCCGGCTCGGCTTCGACGCCGTTCACGGCCACCTGAGCGGGTTCGTCGACATGGTGTGCCGCGTCGGCGGCCGGTGGTACATCGTCGATTGGAAGTCGAACCGCCTCGGATCGACGTGGGCGGACTACACGCCTCAGCGCATCGCCGGCGCGATGGCGCACCACCACTATTACCTCCAGTACCACCTGTACACCGTGGCCGTCCATCGCTACCTGCAGCGCCGCGTGCCGGGCTACCGCTACGACGAGTCGTTCGGCGGCGTGTTCTACCTCTTCGTCCGCGGCATGCACCCCGCCCTCGGCCCGAGCTGCGGCGTCTTCTTCGATCGGCCGACGGAGGGGCGGGTTGCGCGGTTGGAGGCGGTGCTGGAGGGGTGAGGGCGACCGGTGCGCGTGCGGCGTCGGGGTCGGTTCGGGCGTTGGGGTCGATTGGGGCGTTGAAGAAGGGTCGGAAGACACCAAGGGGACGGGATGAACGACGCGACGACGGATCGGGAAGGAGGTGTGGCAAGCCAGGCACGGGAGGCCGTGGTGGAGGTCCTGGCCGAAGCGGGCGTGCTGGACGCGCTGGACGGCGCGCTGGCCGGGGCGCTCGTCCGTCTTGCCCAGGTGACGGATCCACGTGTTGCGCTCGGCATCGCGCTCGCCAGCCGGGCGATCCGACGCGGTGACGTCTGCGCCGACCTGTCCGCCCTCGCTGCCGAGGCCGTGTCGGACGACGACGGCACCCCCATCGCCGGCCTGAATTGGCCCGCGCTCGACGTGTGGATACCCGCCCTCACCGCCAGCCCGGTCACGACGACCCTCCGTCCGTACGACCCCGCGAACCCCGTCGCCGCGGCGCCGACGGATGACGCCCGTCCCTCGATCCCTCGCCGCTCGTCCTTCACCCCCCTCGTCCTCCACCTCCCCGCCGGCCGCCTCTACCTCCGCCGCTACTGGTCCCACGAGACCCGCTTGGCCGACGCCCTGCTGGCCCGCGCCAACGCCGGCGACCTGCCGCACGACGCCGAGGCGCTCCGCACCGCGCTCGCCGCGTTGTTCGGCCCCCCCTCCGCCACCGTTGTTTCCACCGGCCCATCGATCGACCCACCACCGGACGCCGCCGGGGTCGACGCCCAAGCCGTCGCCGCCTGGGTCGCCGCACGGCGATCCCTCGCCGTCGTCTCCGGCGGGCCGGGCACCGGCAAGACGACGACGGTCGTGCGGATCCTGGTGCTGCTCATCGGCCAGGCCAGGGCCATCGGCTCCCCGCCGCCGCGCATCGCCTTGCTGGCGCCGACCGGCAAGGCCGCCGCCCGGCTGGCCGAGGCCGTCGGCACGGCCGGGGCCGGCCTCGCGATCGACGACGGCATCCGGGCCGCACTGCCCACCGCCGCACAGACGATCCACCGCGCGCTCGGCCTCCGGGGCGACGGACGCCGGTCGCACGACGCCGACCGGCCGCTCGCGGCCGACATCGTCGTCGTCGACGAGGCCTCGATGGTCGACCTCGTGCTCATGCGACGCCTCGTCGACGCCGTCGCGCCGGCCGCGCGGCTCATCGTGCTCGGCGACCATGACCAACTCGCCAGCGTCGATGCCGGCGCCGTGCTCGGTGACATCTGCGGCGGCGACCGCGCGCTGGCCCATCAGGCCGCGCTTGCGGACGCGTTCGCGGCGTTCGTCACGTCCGCCTCGTCGACCGACGACGATGTCGCCAACGCCGGGGGAGGGATCCGAACCACGGCTCCAGACGAGACCGTCGCGTCGCCGCGCGCCGGATCCCCACTGGCCGCGAGCGTCGTCCTCCTGACGCACAGCCGGCGCTTCGGCGCCGCCAGCGGGATCGGCCGGCTGGCTCGCGCGATCCACGCCGGCGACGCGGACGCCGCCTTGGCGCTGCTCGACGATCCCGGCACACCCGACGCGGCGCGCGCCACCACGCCGCCGGTCGGGCACGACGGGCGGTTGTCGGCCGCGCTGCGGGATGCCGTCGTCGCCGGCTATCGCCCGGTGGTGCAGGCGGCCGATCCGGCCGGACAGCTCGATGCCCTCGAGTCCTTTCGGGTGCTGTGCGCCCACCGCCGCGGGCCGTCCGGCGTCGAGTCGTTGAACGACCGCATCGTCGCGGCGCTGGCGGGCGTGCGTCACGGCACCGCGGAGCCGACGGTCAATGCCGCCCGCGCGATCATCGTTCGCCAGAACGACTACGCGATCGGCCTGTTCAACGGCGACATCGGGATCGTCGCCCGCCCGCCAGACGGCGGCGCGCGGCGCGCCTACTTCCGCATGCCGGACGGCCAGCTGCGCGACCTCTCACCCGCCCGCCTGCCGCCGCACGAGACGGCATTCGCGCTGAGCATCCACCAGTCCCAGGGCTCGGAGTTCGATGCCGTCGTCGTCGTGCTGCCCGACGGCGGATCACCGCTGCTCGCGCGTGAGCTGCTCTACACCGCCGTCACCCGCGCCCGCCAGCGCGTCACGATCTTCGGAACGGACGACACGATCCGCCTTGCGATCGGGCGGCGGTCCGTGCGGGCGTCGGGGCTGCGGGAGCGACTGTGGGGGACGTGATCCGGTGGGGAGCGGACGCTGTGGAGGACGTGACGATGGGGTTGCACAAAGGCCGTGACCGGGCTACGATACACGCCGATCACTAGCACATCTGTTCGCATTTGCACCCCAGGAGCCGCACGATGATCCTCGGCCTGCGCACGATCCTCTACCGTGTTCCGGACATCGACGCCGCCAAGACTTGGTACCGCGCGATCCTCGAACGTGACCCGTACTTCGACGAGCCGTACTACGTGGGCTTCAACGTCGGCGGCTTCGAGCTCGGTCTCAACCCGGACGAAGCGGGCGGCGCCCCCGGCCCGGGCGGAACGGTGGCCTACTGGGGCGTGAAGGATGCGCGCGCCGCGGTCAAGCGACTGCGCGGCCTCGGCGTCGTCGTCGCGTCCGACCCGGAGGACGTCGGCGGAGGCATCCTGGTGGCCACGGTGCGCGACCCGTGGGGCAATGAGATCGGGATCATCGAGAACCCGCATTTCGATCTGGGGGCGGTGTCGTAACGCACGGGCTGGAGCCTACCCGTCGCACAC
Above is a window of Candidatus Avedoeria danica DNA encoding:
- a CDS encoding VOC family protein, translated to MILGLRTILYRVPDIDAAKTWYRAILERDPYFDEPYYVGFNVGGFELGLNPDEAGGAPGPGGTVAYWGVKDARAAVKRLRGLGVVVASDPEDVGGGILVATVRDPWGNEIGIIENPHFDLGAVS